In Anopheles gambiae chromosome 2, idAnoGambNW_F1_1, whole genome shotgun sequence, a single window of DNA contains:
- the LOC1276758 gene encoding trypsin, translating into DGQRNGSPVSLREAPTGKHWIRHERIGKRKQSRELSGGKFLDKFEAVASRDMCPVVSRIMLRTVNILESHSELIVNVLPRGNDSSSTNETDRSVKQAYRSVECDVDPSDLGERIVGGRNALYGDAPFHVSLRSLYHERRHGFGSGLFCGGSLITASRVLTASHCFTTKPSNMVVVAGVLNRFDRSKRMQQRRVLRYLSHPGWHARTLAADIGLVALVSPFQCGGGVQPIALANRPPVDGEPCTIYGWGQTEEGRKQRFQPVCLQKASVSVLGLERCNRSLHTVVTVPDGTLCAGSFDGGVDSCQGDSGGPLVCGGGGALYGIVSFGWGCGRANFPGVYTDVFQYRGWIVEALDSDPRTWIGAGGTVVFAPVRWSTAVGVIIMFSTELLVLLPS; encoded by the exons GATGGCCAGCGGAACGGCTCCCCAGTATCCTTACGGGAAGCACCCACAGGGAAGCATTGGATTCGGCACGAAAGAATTGGTAAACGGAAACAATCTCGAGAGCTGTCCGGTGGGAAGTTTTTGGACAAGTTTGAAGCAGTTGCTAGCCGAGACATGTGCCCGGTCGTCTCCAGGATAATGCTCCGCACGGTAAATATCCTCGAGAGTCATTCGGAACTCATCGTAAACGTGCTGCCGAGAGGAAATGATAGCTCTTCAACGAACGAAACGGACCGCTCGGTGAAACAAG CGTACAGAAGCGTGGAGTGTGACGTGGACCCTTCCGATCTGGGCGAACGCATCGTCGGTGGACGGAATGCACTGTACGGCGATGCGCCGTTTCACGTGTCGTTGAGAAGCCTTTACCACGAGCGGCGGCACGGTTTCGGCAGTGGGTTGTTCTGTGGCGGGTCGCTGATTACTGCCAGTCGCGTGCTGACCGCATCGCACTGCTTCACCACGAAACCCTCCaacatggtggtggtggccggtGTACTGAATcggttcgatcgatcgaagcgTATGCAGCAGCGCCGTGTCTTGCGCTACCTGTCCCATCCGGGCTGGCACGCAAGGACACTGGCCGCGGACATTGGGCTTGTGGCGCTGGTGAGTCCTTTTCAGTGTGGTGGCGGTGTACAGCCGATCGCACTGGCAAACCGTCCCCCGGTGGATGGAGAGCCCTGTACCATCTACGGTTGGGGTCAAACGGAGGAAGGTCGTAAGCAGCGCTTCCAGCCCGTCTGTCTGCAGAAGGCCAGTGTGAGCGTGCTGGGGTTGGAGCGGTGCAATCGTTCGCTTCACACGGTCGTTACCGTGCCGGACGGTACGCTCTGTGCCGGGAGCTTCGACGGAGGGGTTGACTCCTGCCAGGGCGATTCGGGCGGTCCGCTGGTTTGTGGAGGCGGCGGTGCACTTTATGGCATCGTTAGTTTCGGTTGGGGCTGCGGGAGGGCCAACTTCCCCGGTGTGTACACCGATGTGTTCCAGTATCGGGGCTGGATTGTGGAGGCGCTGGACAGTGATCCAAGGACGTGGATTGGTGCCGGTGGCACGGTGGTCTTTGCCCCAGTACGCTGGAGCACTGCTGTGGGTGTAATAATAATGTTTAGCACCGAGCTGCTGGTGCTACTGCCGTCGTAA